GTGAAACTGGCAAATGTAACGCCAAAAACAAAGATAAGGCATAGAAATGAGATTAATCACACCTTCTCAGTTTTGCCTTTACCCGCAAGGCGGATTTTGTTTATGGCAATAGCTCAAATAGACTCAAAAAGATTAATCGAGCAAGGGCAAGTTTTCAGGATCACTGCGAATGAATACGCGATGATCGCAGACATTGACATTTCTGTTGCTTATAAGCAGATGAAAGACGGGGCGAACGAGCTACAACATAGTGTCATTAGTATCCCAAAGAGCCAGCTTTTAGAACCACTATACAGGCCGGGGCAATTTCATTTTCCGGTGAAAGTCAAAAAAAATACGCCTGATAGCATACGTTCCATGAACCTTACTGAATACTGCGACTATGTTGAAAGTGAAGGCTACATTGACATTTCATTCACCAGGGTTATTGAACCTTACATTTGCCGCCTTGCTGATGGTTTTACTACTCAGGTTTTGCTTTCTGCTGCGAGGCTAACAGAAACGAACGCAAGTTCGCTTTATCAATTAATAAGGAAAAATATCAGTTCCGGGAAGGTCAGTTATTTCGATATTGGTGTTGATGAGTTAAAAGATGAACTAAACCTCTACAGGATAGATGAGGGGGAGAAGATCTACATTCATGCACAGTTCAAAGATTTCAACCGAGACTTTTTGAAAAAAAATGTAGATACCATCAATCGTGTTACAGAAATCAAGGATTTATCTTTTGATATAGTCGAAAGAGTTGCACGTAAGGCCACCCGTTTAAGATTTTCTTATAGTGTCGAGAGAGATATTGAAAGTGAGGGAGATACAGACGGAAAGCCTGAGATTATGAAAGGGAAGGGTAAAAAGAGTGAATGTTGAGTGACTAACTAATCATTTTCAAATAAATCGAGACGTCAGTAGCGCCGTCTGGTACACGGCGCTACTGACTAACCACAACAACCTGACCAGGAGATTGTCATGGCTGACCGTCATCATATCCCGTCTGAAAAACTTCTCAAAGTGTTTCCAGAGTTATCGTCTACAGAAAGTATCATCATGGTGCTGTACTCGCTTGGTGTTACTGCTGCTGCGATCGCTAAAAATCAGAATAAGAGCGTGAAAACGGTGAACAATCACCTGGCTAACATCAAGCTCAAACTGTCAACTGAATCAACGTATGACCTGAGAACGCTGTTCTACATCAGGATTATGCTCAGGTTGGTTAAATCCTATTCAGGTGAGGAGGTGAGGGTTTTTTCTGATTTAACTGTTCAACAGGAGGATGTTTTACTACTGCTTACATCCGGTGTTAGCGAGCGAGAGATATCATATGAGAAGAAAATGCAGGACGAAGAAGTTTCTCATCTTATCATCGAAGCATCAGTTAAGTTATGTGCTGATGATCCCAGTATCTTAAAGTCGCTGGTTTGCATGAAAGTCATGGAACACATAATGGATACTTTCTCTTAAGGCAAACTCACTTACTAAATGCGGCTCAGGCCGCTTTTTTGTGCACAAAAGAAATGAAAAAAACAGGAAGAATAGTAAGTTTTCCCATATGAATGTAAGAACAGATGTTTAAAATACCAATCAGTAGCACAAGTAACTGAGCAAGGATTTTTATGATTAATAGATTTCGTCCAGAAGGCGAAGATCGAGAATGGACACCTGCTTCAATGGTTATTCAACTCGATGCCGAACTGAACTACTTACTTGAAACAAAATGCCGTACAGGTTCTAAGGCGCAAACCCCGAAAAAGGATATGGTTCTGAACTTTATCCGAAACGCATTGAAAGAAAATATGAACCATGAAAACGAAGAAGATTTAGCTTAAGTTTTCTGCTCTTTAAAAATTGATAAGCGAAAAGATGAGAACCTGAACGGTTTTCGCGCCTAATATGCTAAAGAGGTAGCTGGGGTGAAATCTCATGATTGCCTAGAGCATTGTTTTTTTTGTTATTTATCACAGTAGAAAAAAAGGAGTGTTTTATGGCGATGCGGCATGTAAGACAAAGAGAGCACCGGAAAAGACGTATGGAGTTGGAAGCTCACTTAAACAAAGAGCGATCTTCAAAAACTGATAGGGTTTTGTTGATTTTATCTAAAACTGAATCGCTAGTTTTTGAACAAAAAAGAGGAAAGAAAACTTCCTCTGTTCAGAGAAAGAAAAGCAGTAATCACTATTCTGAATTTGGGATTAGTGCGCATGGACGAGAAAAAAGAAAAGGGAAATCGATGCCTCCGCGCGAAGTTAGAGATCTGCTTTTTTAGTCTCTCATAATGATGTACCAATGCTAGGGAATACTAAAATCTAAACTCTTGGTAATGGGGAAGACTATCATGAAGCATTGAGCGGTATAACCGCAGCAGCCAGGTGATAGCAATTGTAGGGTTGTGACCTGCTCCCTTCTACTTGGTTATGTCGGCCTTATGGCGAACAGGAGGTGCCGAAAGGCATTATGCAGTAGCGCGACAGCCAGCCGCACATCGGTTATTAGCGGCGATTTAGCGACACCGACTCAAGGGCATGGGCGCGGCCACTGCGAGAGTGTGGCAGAGGTGTTTAGGTACAAGCCCTGGCATGGTATGGTTAGGGCTTAAACCATCGTTTATTCGAATCTAACCGAAGGGGCTATATGAAAAAATCAGCATTAGTAATCGCTGCACTTACTTTATCTCTTTTTTCAGTTTCTGTTTCTGCCGAAATGACTGGAAAGTTTTCTGGAGTCTGGAAGGAGAAGCCAACAGCAAATGCAAAGTTTACGATCTCACCTGATGGTGATAACTACAAGCTAGTTATCAAAGATAAAAATACAGGTGAACATGAATTTGAGGCTGTTGAGGAAAAAGGCCAGTTATTTCAGATTGTGAACGGATCAAAACGACCTTTATTCACGTTTATTGATAAAGATACTCTGAAATGGACAAAGTTAAGCGCTAATCTAAAAAAACAAAAGTAGTTACCCCTCCGCCAGAATCCACAGGCTTAATAACAAATAAAAAAACTAGCGTATCAATTAATGATGCGCTGATAGCCCGTTGTGCTCCCGATGTTCATCCAGTAACTATCAATGCACTTATAGAAACTGAGTCGGGAAGAAATCCATATGCAGTAGCTAACGTGAGTGATAATGAAAGCCGACAATTCAAATCACTCGAAGAAGCGATTAGGTATGTGAATAATCTGGATAGGCAGGGGAAAAACTATAGTGCAGGTTTGATGCAAATTAACAGTAATAATTTCAAGTCATACGGATTGGATAACAACAAAGTATTTGATGTTTGTAAGAACATTCAGGTAGGTGCAAAGATTCTTACAGAGAATTTTGAACGTCAACAAGGGGGAAGTGAACAGAAAAAAGTTAGAAATGCCTTATCTCGTTTTTATTCAGGTAATGATAAAAGGGGATATATCAAAGAGTTTAATCATGATGGCAAAAGCTATGTTGAGCGTGTAGAACAGAAAGCTTATAAAGTACCTGCTCTACTTCCACCGGATAATAATTCTTTAGATTTAAGTATCTCTAAAGATATTGCAACCGTTAAAACTGAAACTAACTTTATTCAAAGGACATCTTCATGGGATGTTTTTGGGGATTTTAAATGAACACACGTAGTGGTTTTTTAAATGCTATATGTTTATCACTGCTTTTTATCTCTATGGGGGTTCTCGCTGGGGGGCTGGACAGTGGTACTGACGCATTAACAAACATTAAAACATGGATATTTGCTATCCTTGGGATCGCAGCATTAATTTATCTTGCTTATTGTATTATATGGGCATTCATGGAAAAGAAAAGCTGGAGCGATGTGGGCGTGGCACTATTGCAAGTTATTTGCGCTGGCGGGGCGTTGGTGGCTGGGAACTGGGGCTTAAGCCTCATGGCATAAGATTACAATAGCAGCCCGTCATCAGGCGGGCTAGGGTTTATAAATGAATGGTAAAGACGTCTATTTTACTTACAACGGATTAAATCGCCCCGCAATGGTTAGAGGTGTTCCTCTAATGATTTTACTATCGTGTGGTTTTCTCGCAACTTTTTCAGGGTTCATCGGTGTGTTTTTTCTCGGCGTTTTTGGAATTATATTTCCGTTAATTATTGGTGCGTTCATTTTTACTGTAAAAGTGATTTGCGAAAATGATCCTAATGCTCTTCGTGTTGTGAAGCTTTCCTTGAGCGGAATGATGTTGAAGCTAAAGCATGGCGACCGCATTACTGGTTTTGATTCTGGAGGGTACGATCAGTGAATGCAAATAAACTAAAAAAAAAGAGAAACATGCCTGTTACGCCTCTGTATCCGAATTATCAGTTTCATGTTTCAAATAGTGTTGTTTACACTGAAGACAACAAAATGTTATCTACAGTTATTCTTGAAGGTTTACCTTTTGAAAGTGTATCTGATGCAGCAATAGAAAACGCATTTTTAAACGCAAAAGATTTTCTCGTTGGTGCAGGTAAAGAGGGTGAATTATATTTATGGACTCATCTTGTCAGAGAAAGAGTATCCTTAGATGATACTTATAATTTCGATAATAATTTTTTAACCAGATTTTCAGAGAAATATATTTCAACATTTAGAAACGGGGACTTTTTCAAATCAACTTGGTATATCACATTTGGTATGCCTTTTAATCAGATAGATGCTGGTATTGAGCGTTTGCAAGATTTGGTTGACCAAGCGCTAGTTGCTTTTAAAGTCTTTAATCCTTCAGTTTTGGCTGTCGGTGAAAATTATGTAAGCGAAACTGCCGCTTACCTTTCTAGCCTTTTCAATAAAAATCATGTATTAATTCCAGCATCTTCAACACCAATCTCTCAGTCAATTATCGATTCTGAGTGGTATTTTGGAAATGATGTTCTTGAGCTAAGGAATAACGATTCCGACGATAAGGTTTTCGCTACTAACTTTATCATCAAAGATTTTCCAATGTTTACAGAACCGGGTCATTGGAATTTTCTTTTAACGCTTCCCTATGAGTTTCTCATTACTCAAAGTTTTATTTTTGAAACACCTGCTAAAACGTTGCGGAGAATTGACAGCCAGCTTAACAAGCTTGCATCAGCAAATGATGTGGGTGTAGGTCAGCAAGATGAGCTGGTCATAGGACAGGAATCGGTGGTAAGTGGTCAAACTGTCTTTGGTTCCTATCATTGTGCATTAACTGTCTATGGCTCTACGCATGAGATGGCGAGGACTAACGGTAAGAAGGTTTCCGCTGAATTCATCACAAGCGGCAAAGGGTTCCGATTTGCACGCACAGCGGCTGCCGCACCGTATGTCTATTTCAGCCATTTACCACTTAACAAGAAAAGGCCACTTGATTCACGGCGCACGATCACGAATCTGGCTTGTACGTTTTCAATGCACAATTATTCAGTAGGTAAAAAATCAGGCAATCCCATCGGTGATGGCTCGGCTATTATGCCTCTCAAAACTGTTTCGGATGGCCTGTATTACTTCAATACACATTATTCTGAGCCGCATCGTAATGTAACAGGCCAAAAGATAGCGGGACACGCTCTCATTCTCGGTGCGACGGGCGCGGGTAAGACGACATTTGAAGGGGTCGCTGCTGGATTTTTGCAGCGATTTGATCCGTCATTGTTCATCGTCGATTTCAACCGATCTACTGAGTTGTTTGCTCGCACATATGGTGCGGCATACTTCACTCTCGATGAGGGCCGCTATAGTGGGCTGAACCCGTTCCAGATTGCAGATGTTGATGATCCAGTTCTGGGAGGTAGACTCATCGCATTCCTGAAACAATACGTGAAAATTTTTGCACGCGACACGCAAGGAAACCTTTGTAGTGATGAAGAGGCTGAAATTCTATCTGGAGCTGTTGATGCTGTAATGCAGTTGCCGCGAGAATCGCGGAGAGTGAGCAAGCTTTTGCAAAAAATCCCCCCAGGTTCGAATCTGGCTGTTCGTCTCCAAAAATGGTGTAACAAGGGAGAATATGCACTGTGGACTGATTCCCCCGACAATATTTTTAACCCTCTTGATTTTCAGAAAGTAGGTTTTGATACGACAGTATTACTGGAAAAAACCGCCAGTGGTGGTGTACATCCCGCATGTGAACCGATTTTGTCTGTTCTGTTCTTCTACAAAACGTTGATGCAGCGTGATGGCAAACTAATGCTCTCACTTATTGAAGAATTCTGGATGCCTTGTAACTTCCCAACGACTCAAGCACAGATTAAATCTGCTCTGAAAGCTGGGCGACTTAAAGGTGAAATGATGTGGCTTACCAGCCAGTCACCGGAAGATGCGATCTCTTGCCAGATCTTTTCGGCGATTGTCCAGCAAACACCAACAAAAATTTTCTTGCCAAATCCTGATGCCGATTATGAAGGTTATAGGCAGGTTGGATTAACCGAAAAAGAATTTTCCAGGTTAAAACGACTCGGAAAAGAATCACGAACGATGCTTATAAAACAATCTGGTGCCAGTGTTTTTGTGAAAATGGACTTGTATGGATTTGATGATTTTCTCCCAATAATTTCTGGTTCAACTGAAGGAATTGCGCTTGCCGAAAAAATTAGGTTAGAACTTATGACTGATGATCCTGAGGTTTGGGTTCCAGAATTTATCCGACGAATAAAAGGGAAATGACATGATTAAAAAATCACTCATTGCTGTGTTAATCTCAATTTCTTTTGTTTCTGTTAGCCATTCTTCAGGGATACCTGTTGTTGACCTGGCTTCAATTGCAAAAACTGTTGAAGAAGGGCTTACTCGTGCTCAAGAAGCGGCCCAGCAATATGAGCAGCTTAAACGTGATTATGACCAGAGTGTAAAGTATGCAGAAGACCAAAAGAAACGACTTGAGGGTTTTACGAATTTTAATTTTGGTTTTGATACCGCTTCAAGCTATATGAAGCAGCAGTTGAACGATTTAACCGATCCAAAGCAGTATGATGTTGATTCCGAGTTAGATAAGTTTGGGTTAAATAGCAATAATTTAATTAAGGCTCGTCTTGAAGGTGCAGCCGCAAAAGTAAAATTTTTTGATTCTTATAATTTTGAGTTAAAAGATCGAGCTATTAAGTTAGAAAAATTGCAGGGAAAATATAATGAGGCAATAACACCACAACAAAAGGCTGACCTTACAAATCAACTACAAACTGAACAAATTAATATGCAATATTTCATGAAGCAAAATGAACTTGCAGAAAAACAAATGGAACAGCAGGATAAACTAAGACAAGAGCAACTTAGAAAGCAATTTATGGAGCAGCACTCTTATAAAGGATCAAACTAATGGCGATAGCATCTGATTTTGTTAACCAGATAAAACTTCTTGTAATGGATGCAGTCGCTAATAATTTTTCAGCTATTGCTGTTTCTATACGACCTGTATTCGCCGCCGGTTTTTTACTCTACTGCTGTATAATAGCTTGGATGATTATATACAGTAATAGAGAGGTTATTGTAAATGAAGTTATAAAAAATGTTATGGTTTTTACATTAATAGGCGCTTTCATTTGGTCTGCTCCATATTATCAACAGTGGGTTGTTCCATTTGTTATGGACTCCGGTTCTGAAATATCAGCAAAATTAATGGGGAATGGTAATGCAGCATTAAATGTTGATGAAATATGGACGAAACTTGCAACATCTATGGAAGATTTTAAAACCAGATCTATTGATACTTTGGGATGGGATTTCGGCCCTCTTATTTCCACGTACTTAATTTATGCTATTGGCTATGCAGGTGGTGCTATTCTGATTGCTTATACTACCTTGTTCCTTTGTGTTGCAACATTCATGACAGGAATTTTGCTTTCAATCGGCAGCGTATTCATTTGTTTTGCTGGATTTCCAGCTACGCGAGGGATGTTTTCTTCATGGTGTGGTCATTGCTTAAACTATATTTTACTTAATGTCTTTTATTCAATTTCACTTACATTCGTGTTGGGGCTAATTGGTAAATATACAGCTTTAGATCCATCTTCTGTGAGTTTCATGGATGCCGTGACTTTCTTACTTGTTGTTGTTATCTGCATTGCAATGGTTGAACAGGTGGCAGTTCTTTGTTCGTCCCTGACGGGTGGTGTCGGCATCAACGGTCTTGTTCCGGGCGTTGGTTCGCTTGCTAAGGCTGCGGGGTTGTCTAAGGCTGCCGCCTCAATGCGTGATAAAGCACCTGGTGCTATTGGTGGTGCAATGAAACGTGGTGGGTCTGCTTTGGCTAATAAATTTAGAAATAACGTTAAAGGAGGGTAATGATGTTAAGTTATTTCCAAAGAACTAAAAAAGAGGCAGAGAAAACAAAAGTTGAATCAAAAAAGGAGATGGATAACTACTTCGCTGCAATAAGGGATTTTGAACGTGACCGTATTTCTTTGATTAATGGAAAGGTGAAGTTTTTTCAGATCGGCGCTTTTCTTTGTATGATTGTTATTGTGATACAAGCGGTTGCATTAGCTTTAATGTCACCTTTGAAAACTGCTGTTCCTGTTATGATTCGTGTTGATAACAATACTGGATATACAGATGCAGTTTCGCCACTGAGCGATGCAAAAGAATCTTATGATGAGGTGGTGAATAAATATTTCCTCTCTCAATACGTCGTCAATTATGAAAGTTATGATTGGCAAACCATTCAATCTATGAATGACACAGTAGATCTGATGTCAGACAGTAAAACGTTTTCTCAGTACAAGACACAAATTACAGCAGATAACTCTCCTTTGAATGTGTTGAAACAAAACAACAAAATTAAGGTTCGTGTTAAGTCTGTTACTTTTTTAAAGGATGACATTGCACAGATTCGCTTTGATAAAGCCGTTCTTAACACTGATGGTACTTTGTCAGCTGATTACAGCCAAACATCCTGGGTAGCAACCCTTGCATTCGATTACAAACGTAAAATAAAGAGCGAAGGGGAGCGCTTGCTAAATCCCCTCGGTTTTCAGGCTTTGAGCTACAGAGTCGATCCGGAGGCTATAAAATAATGCGTAAACTTTTTTTGGCCTTACTCATCTTCAGCGCTGTATCAACCACTTCTAACGCTGCTACGTTTGCCAGCGGCTCATCATACGATGCCAGGATGCAAACAGTTATGTACAACTCGGATGATGTTGTGAAAGTGCGCGTAAAGCCGGGTACGGTTTCTGTCGTTCAGGTCAGTAGTGATGAAAAAATTGAAGATGTGGGGCTGGGTGATCCTGGTGCGTGGAACGTATCAGTAAGAAATAACACATTATTTTTCCGACCTGCTTCCGAAGATAATCCCGACACAAATGTCGTCGTAGTCACTGATAAACGCGCTTACACCTTATTTCTAACTTCTGTAAAAACAAATCCAACTTTTTTTTTAAGATTTGAATATCCGAAACCTAAACCTATCTTGTTTGATAACAACAAAATTCCTTGCACAGATGGCGGTATTGTAAATGGACGTTATCAGGTACAAGGTGACGAATCTGTTAAGCCAAATAAAATTTGGGATGATGGTAGGTTTACCTGTTTTACCTGGGAAAATAGTAAAACGATGCCAGTCGTTTATCGTGTTGATTCAGATGGTAATGAAAACTTGCTTAATAGCAGCATCGAGAAAGATGTTATGGTTGTTCACGATGTTTCTCCCGAATTTTTACTGCGAAGTGGTAATCAGGTTATGCGTGTAAAAACCTCTTCTATCGTTAAGCGTTTATACGATAAAAAAGGAACGACAACCGGGCAGACAAGAACGGAGAAAATTACTGATGAGTAATGGAAGGGTGGAGGTCGGAAGAAGAAACAAGTTAGATATAACGGCGGTAGTCGTTGATAAAAAAATCATCATCGTCGGAGTTATCATTTTTTCTCTCGTTGTTGCTGCAATAGGCGCTGCCTTTGTTCTTACAAGAAAAAAGGAAACGGTTCAAACTGGTCTAACGAAAAACACAGCTAATAGCGAGTCGTTGCAGGCTAAAACGTCAACTAATAGTTCCCTCGCCGCTATGAAGCAATCAATTATAGATAAGGAGAATGCGGCCAAGCGGGCAAAAGAAAAGAAAGATGCGGAATATGAAAAACTTCGGCTTGCTAAAGTGAAGCAGGAACAGGAATCCCAAAGCAATGCAGGGCAAAATGCTCCGGCTGATTCACGTCAGGCTCAAACATTCCGGGCAGACAATCGTCAGGATTCAAGTGATAAAAACGCACCATTGCCAAAAGCACAGCGGATTTTGACTGGTGAAACACTGGTAAAAATTGACAAAACTGATGAAGGAGGAAGCACAGAGAAAGATTATCTGCAAAGTGGTGAATATGCTGATGGCGTTGCCCGTATCGTTACTAAACGTCGTTATCTGCTTTCAGCTGGAACCAGCTTAAGTTGCCTGCTTAAAACAAAAATTATCACTTCATATCCTGCGATTACCCTCTGTCAGATGGCCCGTGATGTGTATTCCGATGATGGTAAAACCCTGCTTGTTCGGAAAGGTGCATTGCTAACTGGTGAACAGAAGAAAGCGATCACACAGGGAGTTGCTCGTGTCTTTGTTAACTGGACAGATATTAAGGACGGAAACGTGACAGTACGTGTAGATGGCCTGGGTACTGATAGTCTCGGGGCTGCTGGCCTGCCTGCCTGGATAGATTCTCATTTTTTTGAGCGGTTCGGAAACTCTCTTTTGCTTTCTCTTGTCGGTGACACGATGGACTCAGTTAAAAATATGACTCAGCGTAATAGTGGTAATCAGGGGGCAATCACATATGACAACACGAGCGATGCCTCACAACAACAAGCTGCAATCGCATTGCAGAACAGCATCAACATTGCGTCAACGGGTTACATCAACCAAGGGACGGTGATTTCAATCATAGTTCCGCGCAACATTGATTTCTCATCCGTTTATGAGGTGAATTGATTGATTGAAGATAATTCTGATATAGCGCGCCTTTATCTGGAAAAGACAGGTATTCAAGCGCTGTTGAACCGAGAGGGGCTAACAGAGGTTGCTATCAATCAACCTGGCAGGATTTGGTATGAGGGCCGTGAAGGATGGCAGTTTGTTGAGGAACCGGCAGCGAATTTTGAAAACCTGAAGCACCTTGCAGAAAGTCTGTCCACTTACTCTAACCTTCCTCAGTTAAACCAGTCTAATCCCATTGCTTCTGTGATCCTTCCCGATGGTGAAAGGGGCCAAATTATTATGCCGCCAGCCACGGAACCCGGCTGTATTGCGATTTCAATACGTAAACCATCTCTTCAGCGTTTTTCTATTGCAGACTATGTTAACTCTGGTCGATTTGACAATGTACGAATCGCACAAAAGCAAACGGTAGAACTTTCGGACAAGCAGAAAAAATTGTATGAACTCTATCAAAAAGGTGACCCAAAAAGTCTTGAAAAATTCATTTATGAGGCGGTTAGAGAAAGACTTAATTTCCTGATTGTCGGTGGTACAGGATCAGGTAAGACAACAATAGCAAAAGCCGTTGCTGATATATTTCCTCCAGAAAGGCGATATGCAACCATCGAGGATGTTCCTGAAATGCAATTGCCTAATCACCCCAATCACATTCATCTGTTTTATAAAAAGGGAGTTATTACCGCTAAAACAATAATTGAAGCATGTATGCGCCTGAAGCCAGATCATATTTTCCTGGCTGAACTTCGCGGTGATGAAGCCTGGAGTTACTTAGAAGCATTAAACACAGGTCATGAAGGGTCTATCTCAACCATTCATGCGAACAGTACCTATGCTTCATTCTCACGCCTGGCAAGTATAGTTAAGCAGTCATGCGTGGGTATGACTGTTGATATGGAACTGATTATGCGAACTATCAAAACATCGGTTGACGTGATTTTGTTTTTTAATCATACGCATATGACGGAAATCTATTTTGAGCCTCAAGAGAAAAATAAATTATTGAATAAGATGTAATTTGTATTTATCAGGTAAGTAAATTATGAGTAAGATAATTGGCGTATCATCAATACTTTTATTAATGTTTCTTGCTTCGGTTGTTGGTGGTAATTATTTAGGTGGTTATGCAGCGTTAAAATATTCAGGCTTAAATATTGATTCACTTAGCGCGAATACATTTTATGAAGTAATAAGTAATTACGGTGGTAATCCGTCCTATAAATCGCTGGTTGGTATCACATGGTTTGGGTTTGGTGTTCCAGTCGTCGTGTTTGTGGCTTTCTGTGTTCTGATATTGTTTAACCTTAATCCAGATAAGGTTATCTATGGTAATTCCCGCCTCGCTACCGATATGGATTTAGCAAAGTCGGGTTTTTTCCCAACCCTGAAGCAATCTAAGAAACATAAATACCCGCCTATTCTTATAGGGAAAATGAATAAAGGCAGATTTAAAGGGCAGTACATTTATTACTATGGTCAGCAGTTTTTAATGCTTTATGCCCCAACACGATCCGGTAAAGGGGTCGGTATTGTTATCCCTAATTGCCTCAACTATCCTGAAAGCCTGGTTGTCCTCGATATTAAACTGGAAAACTGGTTCCTGTCGTCAGGCTACCGTAAGAAAGTAATGGGCCAGGAGTGCTATCTGTTTTGTCCCGCTGGGTATGTGGAGAATGAGGAAAGGGCTAAGGCAGGGGAGTACCGTTCTCATCGTTGGAATCCGATGGATTACGTTAGCCGCGACGCGCTACAGCGTCAGACGGACTTACGTAAGATTGCATCCGTTCTGTATCCTCTGAGCGGCGGTGATAACGATGTGTGGAACACGTCAGCTATAAACTTGTTTATAGGTCTTGCACTATATCTTATCGATAAAGAGCATGAAGCGCAGGAGAACCTGACAGTTTCCATTGCTAAGGTTTTGAAGTCTGCAACGCCTGGCGGCGATCTTGCTGCCTGGATGCGCAAGACTCTCGCAAAGGATGCTGCTGTTAGCACAGAGGCCCGGGATTATTTTGAAATCTTTATGGCTGCACCTGATAAAACGCGTGGCAGTATTATGAGTAATTTTACCAATGGTCTTGATATTTTCGCTAACCCTGTAACGGCTGCGGCGACAAGCGCCAGTGATTTTAATATTCGTCGTTTAAGAAAAGATAAAATGTCTGTTTATCTTGGTCTTACGCCGGACAGCCTTGTAACCCACAAAAAGCTGGTCAATCTTTTCTTCTCCATGATTGTTAACGAAAACACAAAAGAAC
The DNA window shown above is from Erwinia tasmaniensis Et1/99 and carries:
- a CDS encoding virB8 family protein; protein product: MMLSYFQRTKKEAEKTKVESKKEMDNYFAAIRDFERDRISLINGKVKFFQIGAFLCMIVIVIQAVALALMSPLKTAVPVMIRVDNNTGYTDAVSPLSDAKESYDEVVNKYFLSQYVVNYESYDWQTIQSMNDTVDLMSDSKTFSQYKTQITADNSPLNVLKQNNKIKVRVKSVTFLKDDIAQIRFDKAVLNTDGTLSADYSQTSWVATLAFDYKRKIKSEGERLLNPLGFQALSYRVDPEAIK
- a CDS encoding type IV secretion system protein — encoded protein: MAIASDFVNQIKLLVMDAVANNFSAIAVSIRPVFAAGFLLYCCIIAWMIIYSNREVIVNEVIKNVMVFTLIGAFIWSAPYYQQWVVPFVMDSGSEISAKLMGNGNAALNVDEIWTKLATSMEDFKTRSIDTLGWDFGPLISTYLIYAIGYAGGAILIAYTTLFLCVATFMTGILLSIGSVFICFAGFPATRGMFSSWCGHCLNYILLNVFYSISLTFVLGLIGKYTALDPSSVSFMDAVTFLLVVVICIAMVEQVAVLCSSLTGGVGINGLVPGVGSLAKAAGLSKAAASMRDKAPGAIGGAMKRGGSALANKFRNNVKGG
- a CDS encoding type IV secretion system protein: MIKKSLIAVLISISFVSVSHSSGIPVVDLASIAKTVEEGLTRAQEAAQQYEQLKRDYDQSVKYAEDQKKRLEGFTNFNFGFDTASSYMKQQLNDLTDPKQYDVDSELDKFGLNSNNLIKARLEGAAAKVKFFDSYNFELKDRAIKLEKLQGKYNEAITPQQKADLTNQLQTEQINMQYFMKQNELAEKQMEQQDKLRQEQLRKQFMEQHSYKGSN
- a CDS encoding replication initiation protein → MKLANVTPKTKIRHRNEINHTFSVLPLPARRILFMAIAQIDSKRLIEQGQVFRITANEYAMIADIDISVAYKQMKDGANELQHSVISIPKSQLLEPLYRPGQFHFPVKVKKNTPDSIRSMNLTEYCDYVESEGYIDISFTRVIEPYICRLADGFTTQVLLSAARLTETNASSLYQLIRKNISSGKVSYFDIGVDELKDELNLYRIDEGEKIYIHAQFKDFNRDFLKKNVDTINRVTEIKDLSFDIVERVARKATRLRFSYSVERDIESEGDTDGKPEIMKGKGKKSEC
- a CDS encoding VirB4 family type IV secretion/conjugal transfer ATPase, translated to MNANKLKKKRNMPVTPLYPNYQFHVSNSVVYTEDNKMLSTVILEGLPFESVSDAAIENAFLNAKDFLVGAGKEGELYLWTHLVRERVSLDDTYNFDNNFLTRFSEKYISTFRNGDFFKSTWYITFGMPFNQIDAGIERLQDLVDQALVAFKVFNPSVLAVGENYVSETAAYLSSLFNKNHVLIPASSTPISQSIIDSEWYFGNDVLELRNNDSDDKVFATNFIIKDFPMFTEPGHWNFLLTLPYEFLITQSFIFETPAKTLRRIDSQLNKLASANDVGVGQQDELVIGQESVVSGQTVFGSYHCALTVYGSTHEMARTNGKKVSAEFITSGKGFRFARTAAAAPYVYFSHLPLNKKRPLDSRRTITNLACTFSMHNYSVGKKSGNPIGDGSAIMPLKTVSDGLYYFNTHYSEPHRNVTGQKIAGHALILGATGAGKTTFEGVAAGFLQRFDPSLFIVDFNRSTELFARTYGAAYFTLDEGRYSGLNPFQIADVDDPVLGGRLIAFLKQYVKIFARDTQGNLCSDEEAEILSGAVDAVMQLPRESRRVSKLLQKIPPGSNLAVRLQKWCNKGEYALWTDSPDNIFNPLDFQKVGFDTTVLLEKTASGGVHPACEPILSVLFFYKTLMQRDGKLMLSLIEEFWMPCNFPTTQAQIKSALKAGRLKGEMMWLTSQSPEDAISCQIFSAIVQQTPTKIFLPNPDADYEGYRQVGLTEKEFSRLKRLGKESRTMLIKQSGASVFVKMDLYGFDDFLPIISGSTEGIALAEKIRLELMTDDPEVWVPEFIRRIKGK
- a CDS encoding VirB3 family type IV secretion system protein yields the protein MNGKDVYFTYNGLNRPAMVRGVPLMILLSCGFLATFSGFIGVFFLGVFGIIFPLIIGAFIFTVKVICENDPNALRVVKLSLSGMMLKLKHGDRITGFDSGGYDQ
- a CDS encoding lytic transglycosylase domain-containing protein, whose protein sequence is MARCAPDVHPVTINALIETESGRNPYAVANVSDNESRQFKSLEEAIRYVNNLDRQGKNYSAGLMQINSNNFKSYGLDNNKVFDVCKNIQVGAKILTENFERQQGGSEQKKVRNALSRFYSGNDKRGYIKEFNHDGKSYVERVEQKAYKVPALLPPDNNSLDLSISKDIATVKTETNFIQRTSSWDVFGDFK
- a CDS encoding helix-turn-helix transcriptional regulator; protein product: MADRHHIPSEKLLKVFPELSSTESIIMVLYSLGVTAAAIAKNQNKSVKTVNNHLANIKLKLSTESTYDLRTLFYIRIMLRLVKSYSGEEVRVFSDLTVQQEDVLLLLTSGVSEREISYEKKMQDEEVSHLIIEASVKLCADDPSILKSLVCMKVMEHIMDTFS